From the genome of Gorilla gorilla gorilla isolate KB3781 chromosome 4, NHGRI_mGorGor1-v2.1_pri, whole genome shotgun sequence, one region includes:
- the EGR1 gene encoding early growth response protein 1, with amino-acid sequence MAAAKAEMQLMSPLQISDPFGSFPHSPTMDNYPKLEEMMLLSNGAPQFLGAAGAPEGSGSNSSSSSSGGGGGGGGGSNSSSSSSTFNPQADTGEQPYEHLTAESFPDISLNNEKVLVETSYPSQTTRLPPITYTGRFSLEPAPNSGNTLWPEPLFSLVSGLVSMTNPPASSTSAPSPAASSSSASQSPPLSCAVPSNDSSPIYSAAPTFPTPNTDIFPEPQSQAFPGSAGTALQYPPPAYPAAKGGFQVPMIPDYLFPQQQGDLGLGTPDQKPFQGLESRTQQPSLTPLSTIKAFATQSGSQDLKALNTSYQSQLIKPSRMRKYPNRPSKTPPHERPYACPVESCDRRFSRSDELTRHIRIHTGQKPFQCRICMRNFSRSDHLTTHIRTHTGEKPFACDICGRKFARSDERKRHTKIHLRQKDKKADKSVVASSATSSLSSYPSPVATSYPSPVTTSYPSPATTSYPSPVPTSFSSPGSSTYPSPVHSGFPSPSVATTYSSVPPAFPAQVSSFPSSAVTNSFSASTGLSDMTATFSPRTIEIC; translated from the exons ATGGCCGCGGCCAAGGCCGAGATGCAGCTGATGTCCCCGCTGCAGATCTCTGACCCGTTCGGATCCTTTCCTCACTCGCCCACCATGGACAACTACCCTAAGCTGGAGGAGATGATGCTGCTGAGCAACGGGGCTCCCCAGTTCCTCGGCGCCGCCGGGGCCCCAGAGGGCAgcggcagcaacagcagcagcagcagcagcggggGCGGTGGAGGCGGCGGGGgcggcagcaacagcagcagcagcagcagcaccttcAACCCTCAGGCGGACACGGGCGAGCAGCCCTACGAGCACCTGACCGCAG agTCTTTTCCTGACATCTCTCTGAACAACGAGAAGGTGCTGGTGGAGACCAGTTACCCCAGCCAAACCACTCGACTGCCCCCCATCACCTATACTGGCCGCTTTTCCCTGGAGCCTGCACCCAACAGTGGCAACACCTTGTGGCCCGAGCCCCTCTTCAGCTTGGTCAGTGGCCTAGTGAGCATGACCAACCCACCGGCCTCCTCGACCTCAGCACCATCTCCAgcggcctcctcctcctccgcctcccagagccCACCCCTGAGCTGCGCAGTGCCATCCAACGACAGCAGTCCCATTTACTCAGCGGCACCCACCTTCCCCACGCCGAACACTGACATTTTCCCTGAGCCACAAAGCCAGGCCTTCCCGGGCTCGGCAGGGACAGCGCTCCAGTACCCGCCTCCTGCCTACCCTGCCGCCAAGGGTGGCTTCCAGGTTCCCATGATCCCCGACTACCTGTTTCCACAGCAGCAGGGGGATCTGGGCCTGGGCACCCCAGACCAGAAGCCCTTCCAGGGCCTGGAGAGCCGCACCCAGCAGCCTTCGCTAACTCCTCTGTCTACTATCAAGGCCTTTGCCACTCAGTCGGGCTCCCAGGACCTGAAGGCCCTCAATACCAGCTACCAGTCCCAGCTCATCAAACCCAGCCGCATGCGCAAGTACCCCAACCGGCCCAGCAAGACGCCCCCCCACGAACGCCCTTACGCTTGCCCAGTGGAGTCCTGTGATCGCCGCTTCTCCCGCTCCGACGAGCTCACCCGCCACATCCGCATCCACACAGGCCAGAAGCCGTTCCAGTGCCGCATCTGCATGCGCAACTTCAGCCGCAGCGACCACCTCACCACCCACATCCGCACCCACACAGGCGAAAAGCCCTTCGCCTGCGACATCTGTGGGAGAAAGTTTGCCAGGAGCGATGAACGCAAGAGGCATACCAAGATCCACTTGCGGCAGAAGGACAAGAAAGCAGACAAAAGTGTTGTGGCCTCTTCggccacctcctctctctcttcctatcCATCCCCGGTTGCTACCTCTTACCCGTCCCCGGTTACTACCTCTTATCCATCCCCGGCCACCACCTCATACCCATCCCCTGTGcccacctccttctcctctcccggCTCCTCGACCTACCCATCCCCTGTGCACAGTGGCTTCCCCTCCCCGTCGGTGGCCACCACGTACTCCTCTGTTCCCCCTGCTTTCCCGGCCCAGGTCAGCAGCTTCCCTTCCTCAGCTGTCACCAACTCCTTCAGCGCCTCCACAGGGCTCTCGGACATGACAGCAACCTTTTCTCCCAGGACAATTGAAATTTGctaa